The Helianthus annuus cultivar XRQ/B chromosome 15, HanXRQr2.0-SUNRISE, whole genome shotgun sequence genomic sequence AGGGAGGCATGAACAAGAAGGGAGAGCATGATGTCGTTGAGACGGCGAATCATACGCTCCGACTTCCCATTTTGTTGGGACGTGTGAGGACACGAAAAACGAAATTGTATTCCGTGAGTATTAGCGAACTCAAGGAATTTGTGGTTATTAAACTCACCCCCCATATCACACTGAAACTGTTGGATTTTTAGTTTAAATTGAGTTTGTACAAACGCATAAAAGTTAGAAAATTTGGTAAACACTTCTGATTTATATTTCAATGGATACACCCAAGCGTATTGAGTAAAATCATCGATAAGCACCATATAGTACTTGTAACCTGCGGTACTAGCAACCGGTGAAGTCCATAAGTCACAATGAACAATAGAAAAAGGCATAGATGTACTAGTGATAGAATCAACAAAAGGAAGtcttttatttttagctaactgGCACGCATGACAAACAAAAGAAACATCAAGTTTATTACAAGGTAAAAACTTATGAGAACTAAGAAAATCCATAACATGACGACCCGGGTGGCCAAGTCGGTCATGCCAAGACTGAGGGGAAGAGACGGAGACAAAAGCAGTTGCCAGCGAATTCTTGGTGAAGGAATAGAGACCACTCGAGCTATTGTGGCGGCTCAggggttgtcacaccccgatttccacgtgtctcaccagtgggcccggtggggattaccgtgacgtagttggagacatcatagtcaaaccacacaatataataatgcccagcggaagcaaaagataaatatattacgtTCCGAATATGAAGTAATATCAAGTgttacaacggaaagtaaaggatccacaggtgaatcaaatcaaagaaattgttcaacagactttagacgcctagaactttcAAGGTTCCTTATTAATGTCCTGAGCAgctcccagcctattacgtacttgtacctgtcacttagacttttgaaaatacgtcagttttcactggtaaatacacccaactgactcatttgaaaagagtttaggaaaattgatttagatgcaccaggcacaaattattttgacaccttgattaaaatgcacagaggcaaaattaatcttttataacttgagacaatcataattatgatcttgtatacagatttacatgttcgttgtatgttcagggcccgatgtagaaaccgagtcatgattaatagacacatcacaagtataggcccactgagcgtgagataccgtttcccttatgcaactgtcaggtgtatgcctacaccccgtgcataagacgtgaccattttataatacaatgatgtcaaggatatccgggacatggtcattaacccctaaaggcttttatttcaaacaatacagatcaaaccgggttacctcaataatttaatcacaatccgattaaatattcaatacccgaccaagcggtattattataccgtatcccaagcccgtatagggaaataagttaagagtatttacctgagctagctcctgtcttaaaatagcaagaataataactcagccgtattcacttaagtaagcgtaggtacaatttaccggaaggctctagtctggaacgatggtataaataaccaattaggatgctaacgggtctttaattaagcctaagcttagaccggttattctttaaagaattgttacggtttaatcgcgtgaaaagcgAAAACCATGAATGGAGTgagattttgacccaacaagtttgaatacttgtttcatatgggtgtaataatcatactctggattttggggtcaaaacaatatagtttgacccgtttcggctaaattatgtaaactagttacataagccgaaccgtgcgcgcaaaaaggcgcaacgggtatccgatagagtcctacactgttttcctaagccaatatactttaaagaagttgtggtatcagtaggataccttccataatgcccgtaatgagtttaagttaataatatgccccgtaggggtatttcggtctttttaaagattataaaagaggttttagagttctacagggaatctgagtttcccgatccgTTTATAAAgtgtaaaatactttatttattatttaaaatcagtagcaactggaatcgggtcaaaagaccttatagaactcgatttatggccgaaaagggcatattcggtatttaccgaaccgtagccataaccgcaggttatgagcaaggtaaaaataattaaaaatctttaaaaatcccaaaatattattttacatcagtgagtaaaaggtttggtgtcgaaatccgggtttagataggcgttatgctaattgcgctatttaattactaaagtttcgcaatttgcgctaattggcataactcttattctggacctcggattgacatgaaattttagggacatgtttagaattcagtaaccaaggtcatgatccgttcacatgtccgaaaatctcgtttaaatttataaagggcgttacggtcaacttttaagtcattagcggaaatgcgtaaaagactcggacaaaccacGAACCggccacagaggtttataccatcatgtaacctggtcctaagagagtcctaaggcatgtCTAAATCAatctttaacgggtcagaactgaagtcaatgcaaaagtcaaacttttgcgactttcggttccgaaccgggtcaaaacaataaattgTCGGATCATCAAGCTTAGATCAGTTCTTAAAGTTATTATCAAGCTATATGAATGACAAAATAGGTTATACGCCTTCTACATTGTTACTTATGCGTTAGATCGAAAATctagcttctgttgactttttataaacaactttgacccgacattcgacctagatagagtgggaatcagagggtgcccttttaagggtttatagaccacatgattaccaacttataactatcaTTGATtcaacaaatcactggaccaattgTGATTAATctttaagtcaaccgttaattacgacggtttgacttctaggCTATAACTAAACGAAAACTCAACAAGAAAAGGTCGAGCATACTTACAAGGGTCCTATGAACGACCAGAGATCACTTGGGAGGAagcttgagctccagaagtgctCCACAAATGCAGATGAAGGTGTGTGGGATTGTTTGAACActtgtggccttttatagtgaattcaCTCACCACAATTGTTTGACAACAAGGTCTAGCACTCACCACaactcatcaacatgtgtccctagtGTTTAGGGGTCAATTAGGGGCCTCTTGGAAGGCTTTAAAGGCTTTAAATGTcttttagaaggctgaacaggctatttaaacatgtttctgcatctgggcgcctgacgcggcccgcatggaaaaTCCATGcttttgtacgcgggtcgcctgagttttaAAAACCAGGCGAgaaaaagaggaggctcgcggcccgcctcaacttaacccaaaacttcacgcgggccgcctgaggttagaatttcaggatttttaaatctttttttgtaatgatgacaaaatctggtaattaataacgaaatctttcgtaatgatttacctgacctttcgggtttgaaggggtaactttgcggtttggccctcggttaattacaactagggacctcgtgatatttacccgcgttattaagtccccggttagtttattaattattcagaaagccttaactttcattattgacgcttttaacccttctcatacgaatttgagtataactctctcgttttaaaacggaacttcgcggaatttacacagtatattctagtgagcgtataatactgttacgaagccttgggaacgttaaagggtcactcagaggtataattaaacatgttgacacagttaacccctgtagcttgtaatctctcactttcttccgcgtttcgcttccgtacgattcatgatttattcgtttgaaggtacaagcaccatttagggttactatacagtatatttacccttgttgacatttataaccctcgaatttatatactttcaaggtttgtcaaaattagtcctttatttattatggatgccacgtgtaatcaaatgacacgtgttaacacgtCATTGGAcgaaaaattcgaggtgttacatcctcacccccttaaaataaatctcgacccgagatttactcaaataaataggggtacttttctttcattgtagcttcgacttcccacgtgaattcgggacctctacgggcatcccatttgacctttactatcggtacatgcttccttcgaagcttcttcacccgtcgatcttcaatcgacaaaggtttttccaaaaattttaagctctcatctatatgcacatctgtgtgtgagATCatcaatgattcatcagcgaagcacttctttagattgcagatgtgggacacattgtgaattccattgagctcttctggtaagtttagcttataggcaactgatccgaaacgtttgataacctcgaaaggtcctatgtatctcgggcgcagtttgcccttcttatcgaagcgcatcacccctttccagggtgatacttttagtagcacattttcacctacctcgaagtgaaaagcTTTACGCTTTTGGGTCTGCGTAATTCTTCTGCCTATTTCGGGAACTTTGAGATGGTCACGAATCTGAACAATCTTGTTCATTGTTTCGAACACTATCTCTGGTCCGAATAATTGGACATTtccgacttccgcccaacagacgggcgctctacactttctaccgtataatgcctcgaaaggcgcagcctttatgccgGTACGGCAgttattgttgtaggagaattcgattagtggtaggtctCATATTAATGATGCAGTCCTAAACGGGATATGCATCTTAACCCTTCTCACCTTTCGGGAGATAAACAGGATAATCTTAGAAAGAGATAATCGAGATACATGGAGACTACAGAGACTTTCCATATTTCAGGCTCCTGTTCCTTCATTATTATTTGTGTTAATACGTGATATGTTTATGTTATAAGTCCATGAATTCCTTATTTCGGAACGCTTTACTTGGACAATATTATGGATATCTTCTTCGAATACTACTAGTCGATATTTGTATACTATGATCATTGGGGTAGTTCCGGGGTTCCATGTATTAacttccatactgatcaggcatggaaataATCTATGGGACACGCCAgtatacgccaatcctcatatggtacttttatcaaacatagtttggcattcgtaGGTGATAGAAAAACAATGAGAAATaataacatatgttgtcgtaCTCTATTGCGAAGAAAGAGTACTTTTAGATTTTTCGGAAGGATTCTTATGAATTTTCCATCCGTAGGTTTTTACATTATGCTAAATATATAGGGTTTTATGAAACGTTTGTAAAAAGCTTGCTATATTTATTGTTTATGAAGGATTTATTGGTATCTGATTCAAAATAAAACTTTTGGCATTTAAATTTATGATAAAGGTTAGGGAAAGTACTCCAGATTTCTAATGCCATTAAAACGATTTATTAGTTGCAAACCAACAACTGTTACTCTTTATCTAGATGGCCTtaatatatactaaccatggtatttATAGACCATATAGGTTAATATAGTACTAACATTCTCAATGAacgttatttaatatatatatatatatatatatattcattatgtttagTCTAGGTCATGAAAGACCATAAACGGCATTTAAGGTTCGGCCGAATTCATCATTTTCTTGACAGGGGATCAAAACGTCACttctgtctttattatattgatgaattttttttttttttttttggacagCTCAAAAGTCTGCCACGAGGATATCAGAACAGAGTGATTTTTTTTTATAGATACAACATCGATCTAAGATTTGTTGGAGCGTTTTCTTAGGTACAAATGACAAATTCCTATCTCATATCAAATGATTGAGATCCTAAACATGCGGAGTCAATAGTTCTCAACAAATATGATCTCTTATGGAATTATATGTGCCAGTAGTAACTATTTTCTTCATAACCGTTTGATAAGAAAGGTACCCGCTGTATCCTTATAATACTGCACCATCTTCTGGCCGTTCATTCCGAAGACTCATGCGTTTGTTCTTTTGGCTTCTTCGGGTTTCTTCTGATTcttagggcagttggtcttgacaTGCCCCCTCTCGTTACAACCgtaacaggttgcatcttttagCTTTTCGCAATCCAGGGTTTTATGTTCCTgtgatttgcaaatcccacaaggtaGGGGCTGAGATTCgaatctgcatttcccgaggtggtatttcctacaggtttcgcACTTGGTCTTCTCAACCGACTGCTGACTGTCTCTTTTTAACCCGGAACTCTTCCTATCGGAGCGACGAGAATTCTCATCCTCCCTTTTTCTCTTTCCATTTTCAGAGGCCTTGGCAGCCATGCCTCTGACTATATCAAGTGTAAGAGATAGCGACAGGTCTGCCGCTGACCTGAACGTAGCAGGCCTTGAGGCCTTAACActggccttgatttctggggctaaacccccaatgaagcgagcaatcctctttGGTTCCGGTGTTACTAGGTAAGGAACCAGTCTGGACAGTgtattgaaattggtgaggtaCGCTTGACAATCTAAATTTGTCATAACCAAGGATATAAAgccagcttcaattttctcaatttcatgttgaggacagtaatTCTCTTTGATAAGAGTAACGAACTGATCCCAAGTCATGTTGTACAAAGGGATTttcccggtggcttgaatcaacgaccgccaccaggctaaggcctcacccTTAAATGATTGCGACACGAACTTGACCACATCCCTCTCCGCGCatccgctgatgtccacaaccgtatccatttcatctaaccatgtCATACAATCTACAGCTCcattctccccagtgaaatcccggggtttacatgaaacaaagtacttgtaggagcaacccttatcatGGGGTCCTTGATTCAGTATGATCTGCTGAGACGGATCGCTGTGATTATTAGAAGGGTGACGCTCGTCATCTTCCTTCTTGGGTTCATCCTTCTTGGAAGGAGGCTTCGAATGTGGTATAGATAGGGTCCTACTACGAGTCCCACTATACTCTTCGTACTGCCGCTCTAAGGCCTTCTTAACTGCGTCGTCTACCAACGCTTTTAGTTCAGCACCCGTTAAATTAATTCGGGCGTTATCATTGTTCTCCATTGGGTGGCTATTAATTTTATCTGAGCCAACCATTTAATTGAACTGTTACATAAAACAAGGATAATAGTTTACTTGGGagcttattatggaattgtcttttatggcaattcattaaccatggtaacggagaccatatttggttaatttattaatcacatTTGTTTAGGATTTGTATTATAACTTAACCTAATTATAAAAACAATAACAGTTTTACTAGTGGCACgaaaggcctagtcacatggacggTTTAATTTATAAgtcatgatttcagagaatcaaggtattaaggtttgaatcgCATTCAGTACCttctcttgacagggagttgtagacttcaactgtcttttgtcttttaggACAATAGGTATAACCCGTGGGCATTTCCCTTCTGAGGGatggttataatatgatcatcttctcagatgctattagtcgagatcgtatggATCCTACCGATTATTTTGCTTGGACCTGGTTCAACACTTTTAGACAGGAGGTCACAGACCACCACTGTcattgtcttatcggacaacaagtttagcccgtaggcacttcatcactatcggatgtttataatgtgatcatcttataggatgacacaagccgtgatttctaaatcactagaCCAtataagaaaattggaagaatccaatataaggatgattgttgtgattttcccgaatcacatttgtcaataGTGTTAACACGTgcttaggtgttaacaaggatctgaatcccttgagtaggtttcaccatcttggccgtgtaggctaggtctcacctttaagattctttttttttaaactgcATACTGGCAGGGAAAAGAGGGatgtttattttattcaggattttttttatcataaatcctaatttaataatatataattatggCACAAGAGACCAAGTCACAGGGACAACTTTATATTATCAACCTTGATTTTGTAGAATTAAGGTATTTAGGCCTGAACGTGTTcttgccttttcttgacagggagttataagttacgactgtctttattaaaatttctggcctgggggcctatcaattaacatctcgtaagatgttaagacatatagtcattgcactgatgatacgttcagcggtcacagtaatgacatgacgacaTGATCAGTgccattaatttaatcaactgtcgttcagtggtcataataatgacatgacggcaggattagcacttaatttaatcaactgacgttcagtggtcataataatgacatgacgacaggatttgcacttaatttgatcaactgtcgttcagtggtcataataatgacttGACGACAGGATTTGCACTTAATTTGATCAACtgacgttcagtggtcataataatgacatgacggcaggattagcacttaatttaatcaactgtcgttcattggtcataataatgacatgacggcaggattagcacttaatttgatcaactgtcgttcagtggtcataataatgacatgacgacaggattagtactttaatttaaatcaactgtcattcagtggt encodes the following:
- the LOC110914043 gene encoding uncharacterized protein LOC110914043 gives rise to the protein MENNDNARINLTGAELKALVDDAVKKALERQYEEYSGTRSRTLSIPHSKPPSKKDEPKKEDDERHPSNNHSDPSQQIILNQGPHDKGCSYKSAADLSLSLTLDIVRGMAAKASENGKRKREDENSRRSDRKSSGLKRDSQQSVEKTKCETCRKYHLGKCRFESQPLPCGICKSQEHKTLDCEKLKDATCYGCNERGHVKTNCPKNQKKPEEAKRTNA